In a genomic window of Aricia agestis chromosome 2, ilAriAges1.1, whole genome shotgun sequence:
- the LOC121736547 gene encoding zinc finger BED domain-containing protein 5-like — MFGEKMARELDVIPMSNNTVSRRIANMSENLKTHQIKRILESDYFAVQLDESTDITNLAQLLTYVRYVHSKKFNEEFLFCRTLSIRTTGEDIFHMVDSFVKENQLDWSKCVGICTDGARAMTGRFSGLVKRIQDIAPEAKWTHCGIHREALACKKIPASLDITLKNAVKIVNLIKARATNSRIFAAICKELGSEHETLLLHTEVRWLSRGRVVSRIFELRHEIELFLVEQGHDEYKQMLTDSLWVQKLAYLSDIFTKLNDLNLGLQGRDTTIFTMQEKVESTIKKLSLWTSLIDKCKYDQFPNLKLFLDTTSSTVNEDLKSDIKCHLQNLSAALRSYFPEISPQWNWVNNPFANHSVDHLPISDQEELIDISCNSRLKSCFAEQSLGDFWANLKDIYHISESAIKYLLPFCTTYLCESGFSAMTNLKTKHRHRLQLEDDLRLKLTEGQPDFQELCKEKRAHLSH; from the coding sequence ATGTTTGGAGAAAAAATGGCACGAGAACTTGATGTTATTCCTATGTCAAATAACACTGTCTCTCGTCGTATTGCAAACATGTCAGAGAATCTGAAAACCCATCAAATTAAACGGATTTTAGAAAGCGATTACTTTGCCGTACAACTTGATGAATCCACAGACATAACAAACTTGGCTCAACTTTTAACGTACGTTCGTTATGTTCATTCCAAAAAGTTTAATGAAGAATTCCTGTTTTGTCGTACCCTTTCGATTCGCACCACCGGGGAGGACATATTTCATATGGTCGACAGCTTTGTAAAAGAAAACCAATTGGATTGGTCAAAATGTGTAGGGATATGTACTGATGGTGCCAGAGCAATGACTGGTCGTTTTTCAGGACTTGTAAAGCGGATACAAGATATAGCCCCAGAAGCAAAATGGACGCATTGTGGAATTCATCGAGAGGCACTAGCTTGTAAAAAAATTCCAGCCAGCTTAGATATTACGCTCAAAAATGCtgtaaaaattgttaatttaatcAAGGCCCGTGCCACAAACTCTAGAATTTTTGCAGCTATTTGCAAAGAGCTGGGCAGTGAACACGAGACCCTGTTGTTACATACTGAAGTGCGTTGGCTGTCCAGAGGAAGAGTTGTTTCGAGAATATTTGAGTTAAGACAtgaaattgaattatttttggTCGAGCAGGGACACGATGAGTATAAACAGATGCTGACTGACTCTTTGTGGGTGCAAAAATTGGCTTACTTGTCAGATATCTTCACAAAATTAAATGACTTGAATTTAGGACTGCAAGGCCGTGATACAACCATATTTACTATGCAGGAGAAAGTTGAGTCCACTATAAAAAAACTATCCCTCTGGACATCTTTGATTGACAAGTGTAAATATGACCAGTTTCCGAATCTTAAACTTTTTTTGGATACAACTTCTTCGACAGTAAATGAAGATTTAAAATCGGACATAAAATGCCACTTGCAAAATCTGTCGGCGGCTTTACGCAGTTACTTCCCAGAAATATCGCCACAATGGAACTGGGTAAACAATCCTTTCGCGAACCATTCCGTCGACCACCTACCCATCTCTGATCAAGAGGAATTAATAGACATCTCATGCAACAGCAGACTCAAGAGTTGTTTTGCAGAGCAATCACTGGGTGACTTTTGGGCTAATTTAAAAGATATTTATCATATCAGCGAatcagcaataaaatatttactgccATTTTGCACAACCTACCTTTGCGAAAGTGGATTTTCGGCTATGACGAACTTAAAAACTAAACATCGTCACAGACTTCAACTTGAAGACGATTTGAGACTGAAGCTGACTGAAGGACAACCAGATTTTCAAGAGCTGTGCAAAGAAAAACGTGCACATTTGTCACATTAG